In Methanofollis aquaemaris, the genomic window GACATCAGGATTGTTCGTCCCCGCGATCGTGATGCCCGGCATGTTTGGGCCCGCCCCATCTAGTCTGATCGAGCGTAGGCCGGTGTGCGAGCCGGGATCCCAGGAGTCCAAATCTAGCCAGACTATTACCGATTTTTGGGAGCCGTCAGAGTTGTAATTGATATTGTAGCCCAGGAGCCCAGACCCGTACTGGTGCCCGTCCCCTGCATCCAGCAGACGGACAGCGTACGAGTCAGACGAGATCGATGTATTTTTGATCTGAGCGTTTGAAATCGGGATCATCACAACCACCGAATCGAACGCTGAAAGGGTTTCGACACCCCTAACTGAGAGAGTATGTACGTTGTTGCCGCCCGGCTGCGTTTGCTGACTGGGGATCGAAACGCCGTAACTGTCCGAGATAGGTTTGTTGACCTCTAGGATTTCAGCGGCGGCGGGGGCGACGGCCACCACCAACAAGGCGAGGGCGACGAGCACCACCACCCGCGGCCCCCCCGGCGGGGTCAGATTCAGCCGCATTTTAGTGCCCCCTTAAGATGATACACACCGTGGCGAGCAGCACAATCAGCAGGACGACGATCAGAGAGTGGTCGGTGAGCCAGGCGATCAGGGTGGCGAGCAGGTCGGCGGACTCAAGATTCGTGACCTGCGGTTTGAGTTGAAGCGTGTATCGGTTGGACTCCGAGACGTTGAGCGCGATCACGCTACTGGTATTGGTCGTCAGGAGGTGGGTGCCGCCGGCGTCGAAGACGTCCACCTGTTGTGTCGATAGGCCGATGTCCTGGAAGACCAGCGTTACGGTCTCGGCCGATGCCGCCGGGACAATCAGCGCCGCCACGATGAGGAGGGCGCAGAAAATTGTTTTGGGTATGGGGGATGGATCAGGCATGCCAGTACTCCCCGAGGTGTGTAGGCAGTGGCCCGGATGATCAGAAGACCCGGTCCATCATGCCGAGGATCTTGCCGAGGAAGCCACCGATGAACGCAAGGACTGCCATTGCGACGATCGCGGGGAAGATGCCGGTGATCAGATCGATCAGGCTCGGGACGAGCGTGACCACCGCGCCCAGAACTTCCTGGATGGGGGTGAAGTTTACCGCCATGACATAACACCTCGTTGAGATGTCGTTATGTCCAAGAGTATAAAGGATACTCCACACTTGGCCAAGACTTATGCACAATACGCACATTGTATATATGTAGGACGGACAGGCGCGGGCACGGCGACGCGAAAAACCGCCGCCGGAACCCCCTCGCATGTGTGCGCCCGGGTGGTGAAGAGGTGCAGCATACCCAATACACAAACAAGTTTTTGGACGTCGAATTGACAGCAGAGAAGGCGTTTGCCTTCCGGCGGTGCCTGCGCCTGGAGAAGAAGAACAGGGTGCCTGTCAGGATCATGGTCGAGCAGGAGTTATTGGATGCGGCGGGGTGCGAGCCTCGGTCCGGGGAGTTGTCGGACCTGGCAAACCAGGGCCTGACAATGATCCTGATCGCATCTGGACGACTGTAGAATTATAGCCCTTTTTTTATCTCTTTGTCTGCCGAGCCTACGTGAAGTCGACCAGGGGCGAGGGGGGCGCCGGGATCCTGGGGGAGGTGTTGGGAGACGGCCTTTTTTCTTTTCACTGGATGCGAATGGGAAAGTTGAATAATCCGAATTACAAGGATAGTGATCATGGGAAAAAAGGGATTGTTACGTCGATTGGAAAAAGGCAAGCCCCTAACTGAGGCAGAAAGAAAAGAACTCGATGACATGATAGAGATGGATGAACATTATGTCCATGAGGATGGATCCCCAGATCTAAAAACGATGATTCAAGATGCCGTGATCCAGAGAGATGTGTGTTACGAACGATTTGGAGATGGAAGCGAAGGGGATCAACCCGGAAAAGGGGAGAAGATCGCCTCATGGAATATATTTGATAAGCCGGTCAAGTGCCCTCAATGCGGTAGTGAAGATGTTGAAGGGGGGACAGATGGCTACTCGTTAATTTATGACTGTTTTGACTGTGGGCATCGTTGGTTTGAAGATGATGATGATCTCCTGAACTTTTAATCGATATTCTTTTTTACATGAAGTCGGCGAGGCTGAGCCCTTTCAGATCAGCCGCTCCGCTCTTGCTGAGTAGACTGGTAGCAGGGGCGAAAGATAGACTCTCTTCTGCTCTTCGTTTCCTCCAGTATTCCCGTTCGTTCTCTTCCTCCTCCAGTGGGCCGGGAATGTGGGCCGGGTCGTTGTAGATCAGAGGATCCTCATACCCGCGTACTCGAGGACGTTCAAGGCGCCGAAGGGCATCGGGAAGATCGTCCCGGTGGAACACCCCCTTAAACTGATAGTGTGGACCGTGTTCCTGTCTCCACCGCTGAACCGCCTTTTTCATTGCCGCCTTGATCTCTGCTCCTTCGTCAAGATAGCGGAGAGATTGGCTCATCGTGAAAAACCGCTTGTTGAAGGTCCAGTAGTTCCAGAAACCCTCTTCTGTAAACAGGGCCTTCTTTAGATACTTCTTCAGATAATCCGCTGGATTCTCTTCCTTCTTGGCATCCTGCGGCCGGTTTTTAGAGTCTTTCCATTCCCAACGGCCATTCCGGTTCCTGACAACATAGGCATGGACCATGAAACCCTGTTCCCGTTCAATCCCCCATTCATAGGCCAACTGTTTCCAGTCCTTAATCCAGTCGATACCAAATAACAGAATATGGTCATGGATGAGGCCGTTCTTCTGGAATTCGATCACTCGCAGGTAGGGGATCCTCACCTTGCGCCGGTGGACCTCAGCCTCATACCAGCCCCGCCAGGCTATAGATTCGTGCCGGTTGGCATCGTATAGGGACAGTCCTTTCCCTTTAAAATTGAACCGAGCCAACTGATTCCCGTCTTTGTCCTTGATTATCCGTTCCTGGGGAGAGCCAGCAGGAGACATCCAGATCTTTGGGTCAGTGGTGAGAGTGAGGAAGACGGCCTTGTCGAATAATTCCAGGCTATTATCAATTGCTGTCTCGAATTTTTTCAGCATCTCGACCTTTCGCCCGGCGTTGTTGAATCTGGTCGTGATCGGTAAGACCACATGATCAGGACCGTCAGCCCCTCCACAATGCTCGAGTACGATCCGGTTGTTCTCGCAGTTCACCAGCCACTCCTGGAAGAGCCGGTCCTGGCGGTTGATCCATGCCTCCAACTCTGGGTTGAGGTGTTCGGGATCGGGCCGGACAAAGAGCGGGTAATACCGCAGGTGCATTGCCCTGGCCATGGCGACCCGGCGTTCATGACTTACTCGTTTCGGGAAGAAGGATGGCAGGATCGAAAACCGCCGTTTGGTCTCCTTTTCTGAATCGGAAGAAGAAAAGGCAGGTGTGCAAAGCCTCTTGGAGTTTTGCACCTCCTGCATCAAGTTAAGTATGTTAGGGGTAGCATCTACGTACAGGCCTTTTTTCTGCTGTGGTTCGACACTGAGAGGGTCGATCACATTGTGGTGAAGACGGACATAACCCGCCTCTTCCCACCTCTGGATCCGCCGGCGCAGCCGGTGATAGAGTGCATCTCCAGATTTTCCAGGGTGGTTGAGGACCGAGCAGACCCGATCATACAATACGGTGAACTTTGCACCGCCGAGAATCATCTTGGTGAGATCGACAGACCGATCTCCAGCAAAAAAGTGAAGGGGGCCATTGGACCCGGCGGTAAGGGGGGCAGCGTCCGTCCTGATCACCTGGGGGTATCAGTGCTTCAGGACGGCGCGGACGATGCCGGCGAAGTGGAGACCGATCAGGAGCCCCACGATGAAGCCGAGGACCGGCCAGAAGAACGGCCACCAGGAGAGATCAGGCACGAGACTCCAGCCGGGACCGATGCCGGTGACGTTGATCCACCCACCCGCGTTTGGTTCGGTGATGTCCAGGATCACGGGCTCGCCTCCCGTGGAGCATAATGGGGACAGAGATACCAGGGCCAGAACTGCGGATTGCAGTAGGTCGGGAGAGTGGTATCTCCTCGATGCCTCAAGCGACAGTAACCCGTGAAGAGGGGATCCCCACGGACATTACAGAGACCCCCATCGGTGAAACTGTGCATACACAGATGGGCGGTCATGGGCCGACACCCACTTGATCCCCTGAGATCCCTGATTGCCGGCGTGAACTCGAAGTCCTTGCCGTCCCTGGAGAGGACCAGATCCAGCCAGGCCGGATTGACGGGAGAGAAGGCTGTGAGGGTGGCCTGCATTTTTACCAGTCCTCCCCCGAATCTCGCCGGTCGTCGGCATCCCAGAGATCACAGGTGCGAGGGCAACCGCTACACCCTGGACTGTGCCGACAGACAGATCCGGCACCCGGGCAGGGGTTGTTTGCGACCCCGCCCGGACACCCCGGACAGCCGTAGCACCGGCACTCGTCACCGTTGCGCCATGCGCATTGACTGCCACGTAAGTGGGTGTGGAAGTTCAGGGTCATGCCGGTCTCCTGGAGGATGTCGAAGAGGGTTTTGGGGGCGGTCACAGATCCCACCCCCTCTGGATAGCCTCGAACGTCTCCAGAGCGTGCGGCCCGCTCAGGATCCCGGCCGGCGTCACCAGCCGGACAGAGGACAGATCACCCGGACGAGTCCAGGGGCCGAGGTCAGAGACGGCCTGACAAAACGCCCTGGAGGCGGTGCGCACCTCGGCGGGGGTGACTGGAGGCATTAGGCCACCTCCCGACCCTCGGCGGCAGCCTCCTGGGCCGCTATTAGACGTTCCCGGAGGCGGTCGAGTTTGGCGGCGCCACCGGCCGATGTGATACTCATCGAGATTATCCAGCATGTAGGCAGTCCAGTGGGCCCATTGCCGGTGTTCGAGTTCGGCGAGGCGCTCAAGGAGCAGATCGTCAAGAAGAGGGTCCACTCAGGCCACCCCCTCAGACTCGGCGCGGGTGACGCGGTGACGGGCGAGGAGGCCCGAATTGGCGACCTCGGTGAGGTGGCCGCGGGTGAGGCCGTGCCTCTCCAGCACTGCAAATTCATCCTCCCGCAGGAGAGACAACCTATATAGGATTGCCTCGGCCGCCAGGGCCGCCCGCTTGAGATGGGCGGTCTCCTCGGCGAGAGAGTCAATGGGATCCTCCATGGCGGCCATGAGGGCGAGGTCGGTCGGCGAGGCATACCGCATCATGCACTTGCGCTCGCCCCGGCCGAGGTTGAGCCAGAATTCAGGGACGGTGGCGAACACCAGATAGGGATGCACGGCACCCTGGAGAGGGCCCGGCACCCGGAGAGAGGCGGCGCTCATGGGCTGTCCTCCAGCAGTTTAGACGGGATCCTCGGCCAGATAACCACATGGCAGACCCAATCATCCAGGGTGCCATCGACGCTCCAGTTCAGATCGTATCGCTGGGCGATCTCGTTAATTTTGAGGAGGGCAACATCGACAAAGGCCTCATCCACCAGGACAATACTACTGGTTTTGAGTTGTATGCCGTCAGGATGGACACAGGAGGGGCGGGCATCATACCACGCCACGATCTCCTTATAGGCAGCCTGAAGGACCGCCGCCACCCCGGCAGGGACGGTCATTCGGCGTCACCCCTTGTAAGGGCCAGATCAGATACCTTCCGTTCGACCGCGGCCCGATCCTCAGTATATCCACCGCAGTACTCCACGTTGCCGCCGTGTAGGGGCCGAGTCAGATCAATCTGACGGCCGGCAATGTACATCCGCCGATCCCCGATGATCTGCGAAAACACGCGCCACGGGCCGGGCATCACGCCACCCCCCTCGGCACGCTTCCCACCGCCGCCGGCGGCATCTCGTCAACGACAACGATGATCCCCTTGGCCTCAAGTGTCTCCAACTGTTCCCGGATGTCCGACACGAAGGGCGACCGCCTGATCAACTCCTCCACAATCGCCCGAGTGAACACCCCTTCAGGTCGAGGGCGGCCGCCAGCGGCGGGTATGCTGGCAGTTGACATTATGCCTCACCCCGTGCATGATCCCTCATCGCAAGAGCGCGCAGAATAGCAGACGAAAAGGTGATAATCTCAGAAGGAGAGTGGTGATCAGCGCTTCCCCACTCGGATGCTTGGCGGCTTTGGGAGGAGGGGGCGCCACTCGATTTTTCCATCATCTTACTCAGACTCCTGAGAATGGACAGTGTCTATCAGGCGATTTATCGTCATATCAAACGATTCTCCGGGGATTTTCTCCCCGCTCAGCCGGCGCCAAGTTTGCCCTGACACTTTGACATTCGTCCATCGTGGGATTTCGACTTTGGACATGATCCATGGTGTGCAGGGAATATAAATAAAGGTATCCAATGCATGCATAGGATAACATCACAATTATCATAGAGTCGGATCTGAGAGATGAGTGTGAGTACGAGAAAAAGGAATATCCAGATTAGCCCTAGATTGCCCCCATCTACCTATGATTGGCTTAAGGATATGGTAGAAAGGGGAGAATATCCCAATATAAATCAGGCTGTAATTGCGATTCTAGGAGAATGCAAGACTAATTATGATATCAAACGTATTCGAGGCAAAGTATCAGATGATATCGAGGATGTTAAAAAGAGACTGGACATCTTAGAATCTGAAAACACCGCTCTTAAAACGGAACTTGAATCTATTAAAGCAAGGGAAGAACAAATTGATAAACTTACTGCCATAGTTGCAAAATATAAAGATATTCTGTAAAAGGATTCCTCCATACAATCTATTTTGACATCATTTGAGCGGGAGAATCGACGATAAGGATCACACCGGCTGTGGCGAGATCTTCAAGGATACCTGGCCGAGCATGAGGGTTTCGGCGATACCACTCATCACAGATGGGGGAGGTGATCACAAGTTCTAGGGTCATTTCACTCCCATCGTGGGAGACCACGCGATCTTTAACATTTTCTGAGTTATAATCTCCAGTAGTGTTTCCCCATTCGGATGCTTGGCGGCTTTGGGAGGAGGGGGTGCTCGTTCTGATTTTTGATATCATGAGATCACTGCATCTAATTCGTATCGATACTGAAATATTCATCCCGTATGCGCGGGGTGAAAGTAAATCGAAGATCGGTGTAAGATGAAAGTTATGATCCCTTCGTGACCTCCTGGTGCTCGGCGAGGATGGCGGCGAGGTGATCCACCTGGGCCTGGGTTTCCTCGACAGATTCCAGGCGCTTTTTCAGTTGGATATTCTCACTGACCAGATTTTCAAGGATTTCGGAATGGACTTCCATCTTTTGCCTGAACTCACTTTGGATTTCCCGGATCTCCTGGGGGGCCTGAATCGTGAGTTGTGGCTCTGCTTTTTTGTACTCCTCTGCGAGTTGGGCATTGGTGTATCGTCGATAGGCGTCGGTGAGATAACCCCGGTGGCCACTGAGGGCCTCCGGGATCTCAGCGGAGATCACCAACTTGGATTGACTGAGGAAAAACTTTCGAAGGCCGTGGTATGTCCGGGTCAGCCGGTTCGTTGTCGGATCACGTTCCAGGAGGCCGGCTCCCGTCAGGGCTCGCTCCCAGATCTCCCAGGCATTCCGGCGAGAGAAGGGGAACACCCGGTCATCGGCTGTGATATCTTTTGGCCTGGAGTGGCCGGCGGCAACTAGGCCGGAGTTGCGGAAGGCGGAAGATCGTAGATATTCGTCTCGCACCTTGAGCCACTCTGATAATGCCTGCGCTGCCTCTTCGGTAACGAAGGTCAGGCGGGGGGCACCGTTTTTGGTGATCGTCCCTGGGAGATTGATTGTCGCCGGGCTCTGAGAGAGGTCGAGGTCTCGGATAGAGAGTTTGAGGGCTTCTCCAATTCTCATTCCTGAGCTGGCCAGGGTCAGGACCAAAGCCCGCCCCTTGAGATCCATGTGAGCAAGGATCTTTTTCAGGACAACATGATCTACATCTGCTTCCCGTGTTTGAGGGCCGCCGCTTGGCATCTTCTGACCGATCCGCCGCCGCTGGGAGCGGGACACCTCGATCTCGTTCTCTTCAAGCCATGAAAATGTGCCACTGAGGTATAACTGAGCGGTCATCGGAGCATATCGATTCAGGACGACGGCGAAACCTCGGAGATCGGAAGGGATATCTCGATCCTCCCGAAGGTATTGAAGAGAGAGATGATCATAGGTTGCGGCGTCCGAGGCGGGGCGCTTTACATCCGGCGGGTAGATATAATCTAGGAACCTCCTGAGAGCCGTGCCGTATGCTTTCTTGGTGCTGGCCTTCGCATAGAGTCCAAGATACTGAGAATACGATGTTACCGCCATTCTATGTAATATGCAGCCGACTACATAAAAAAAGATATTAACTTCACCCTCAAACCTCTCTCTGATGTCAAAATCATTCATCACAGCTCTGCTCATCGGTGCTGCAGTGATGTGCGCCTGTTTTGCAGGCTGCACCGGCACCGAGTCTCCCAGTGCCTCCGCCGAGGCCGGGGCGGACAATGTGCCCACCTACATCGTCGGCATCGACGCCCCGTACCCACCCTTCTCGCTGGTCGACAAAGAAGGCAAGCCCACCGGCTTTGATACCGAATCGATGGAATGGATCGCAAAAGATCAGGGATTCAAGGTCGAGTTCAGGCAGATCGCCTTCGACAGCCTGGTCACGTCACTTGAGGGTAAGAACATCGATATCATCTACTCAGGGATGACCATCACCCCCGACCGTGAGGAGAAGGTCAACTTCACCCACCCGTACTGGCAGGTCAACCAGACGGTGATCATCAAAACCGACTCGTCCCTGACCATGGACGATGTCATGGCCGGAAAGGCGACCGTCGGCACCCAGCGCGGCACCACCGCCGGGATCTGGATGGACGAGCACCTCGTTGCAAACGGCACGATGCCCAAGGAGAACGTGAAGCACTATGACACCATCTCTCTGGCCGTCACCGACCTTGAGAACGGCAACATCGATGCCGTGATGTTCGACAGCACGGTCATCAACGATGTCATGGCCGGCAAGAACCTCGAGAAGATCGGTTCCATCGACACCCACGAGTACTTCGGGATCGGCGTCAGGAAGAGCGACACCGCCCTCCTCAACTCTCTCAACGAAGGGCTCGACAAGTTAATGAACGACCCCTACTGGCAGGAACTGATCACCAAGTACAACATGGAGTGACCTTCCCGGTTGCTCTCATTTTTTTCGCAGACTCCGGTTCTGCCCGGGGCCTGCCCGAACCTTTCGGCATTCGAATCTGTAGAATAGAGCATGAGCCGGGAGCACGCCTCAAGCATGCCGCATCAAAAACTTTCATGGCGGATCTTCCGGGGAATTTATATCGAGCATATCCTGAAGTATCCCGGGCATGAACAATCACCCTGGATCGGGCTCTGTTGAATCGACATGAACCCCGGATTCAAGCATACGCGATTGAACATGGCTCAGAGCAGCGTCTCAAGATGTAGAATTATTCCCCTCCCTTGCGCCGGTACACCAGAGAGAGGATCTCGTTCAAGCGCCGGGGTCGCTGCCCCCGGATCCCCGGGAAGGCAGAGGAGAGATCATGAAGAGGATGGCGTCGTCCCCGGCGCTCTCTTCACATGGGGGGATCGAGGAGCGGTCAACTCCCGCACAAAAACCCGTACAGACGATTTCTTCCCGGCAAAAAAGATTGGTCGTCCAGATACATTCTATTGGCGACCTTTTGTTCCTGACACGACCCTAGTTCAGTTCCACAGAGATCTTCGGTATTGTTGAAGTGTCATTGTAGGTCTTTGTGGCCTTTCCTACGAATACAATCCTGGTCTCTGCAGGGGAGAAGTCGGCCTGAACGAGGGGAGCGAACCAGTACTCTTTAAGCGCTTTTTCCGCGTCCTCGAAGTTGAGTGCCGGGGTCGTGTAGATCGTCGTCCCGTTCTCTCCCGCACGTACCTTTGCAAACCCTTCCACATGGAAGGAGGCGGTCTGATCGTCCATGGCAACCGACTCGACGCTGTGCCCTCCAGAGTACTTCTGGAGCGCCTTTTTAAACTCCTCGGTCGGGTCGGCGATCTTGAGGAAGACGGCGAACTTCTCCAGCCAGGAGAGCGAGTACGTAAAGTCTATCGTCGCCGCGCCACTCTCATTGACCGAGATGTCCAGTTCCTCCGCTGTGAAGGCCCCTGCTGGCAGGACCATACTTGCGACCAGAAGGAGCACGGCCAGGATCTGAATCCATGCCTTCATTCTTTCATCACCACGCATACATCAGATTAGCGCCATATAAATATACTGAACACACTCTATTCATTTCCTGCCTGCCCGCAACAGATATATACAAGAACCGATATCGGTGATGGTGATGGGCCGTCCGGGGAGGCACCTCGTTGCGGGGGGGTTTATAACCTGGCTTTTTGCTGTGACCCTCTTCCTCGTCCTGATGAAGAGCGTCGACCTGATGGTGTTCCTGGTACTTGTCTCGATCGGATTTTTCATCCTCGTCGAGGTGCTTGACACCACCTTTGTCAGGCCTTCCCATGTACTCTATCTCAAGTATCTTGTCGCCGCCGGACTCGTCGTATTTGGAACGGTCATCATCGATAAAGTGGCGAGGGTTCTCATCTGATGAAGAGAAAAATGGTCCTGAAAGGGATGGTCGCGGCGTTTTCCCTGGTATGCCTTGTCATCCTGAGCGGGATGTTCGCATCGCCGGTGCTCTACTCGGATGAGCAGGTTGTCTCCACACCGGCCCATGCCCGACCGGTACCAAACGAACGCGCCCAGGACGGGCGGATGGATATGGTCGTCCCCGCGATGGCGGACCTCATGGACCAGAGCGGGACGATCGTCCTCCACGTCAGAGAGAAGGACTTCGAAAAAGCTGAAGAAGATCTGGTCCGTTATATGGAGGCCTCCCGCTCCTTCAACAATCTGGTCGTCAGTCTCGACATGACCGAGAGCGACATCAGCGAGTTCACCGAGGGGAACATGGAGAACATGGGCGCTCTCGCCACACTCCTCGAGGAGAGCAGAAGGATGGACGAACTCTCCAGACTTGAGGTAGTCTATCAGGACGAAAAAGATTCTGAAAATTTCTATTCTGTCACCTATGAGGGTGAAGCGCTCCAGATGAAGATGGAAGAGGCCCTGAAGCGGTATCAAGGTCAGCAGACGGCGATGACCGATATCGGAACAAAGTACGATCTCCCCGTCTCATCCTATGTCCAGAGCGTCTCGGCCTTTGCCGGCGTGGTGGACGAGACCGACCGCACGCGGCAGGGATGGGGAGAGCGGCACGACGACGGCCGTCCTGCACCGAGCATCTCGGTCAGTCCGCCTTCGGTCTCGTACGGCGACTCGGTCCGGGTCTCCGGCGTGACGTCCGGGAGGTCCGCGGAGACGCTCTCGCTCTTCCTTGACGGCAGGGAATGGACCACGGCGACGGTCGACCGGGCCGGGCGGTATGCGGCGGCAATCCCGGCCTCTTCCATCAGTGCCGGCCGCCATCTCCTCTATGCCACCCATGACGGAGGTTACTCGGAGGTGGCCGAATTCGAGGTGCTGGCCGCCCCGGCCGCCCTCACGCTGGAGGTCGGGCCGTCGGCATCGGGCTGGGAGGAGAATATCGTCTGCAGCGGCACCCTGCTCAGCCGGGGAGAGCCGGTCGAGGGTGCCGGGGTCACGATCACATCCGACGACGGCACCACGCTCTCGGCAAAGACCGATGCAGAGGGATCGTACTCCTGCACCGGTCGTATCGAGCCCGGCCCTCGCGAATTGCGGGCCGCCGTCTCCGGAGAGGCTCTCCCCCTCCGTTACACCGTCAGCGACACCGTTGAGATGGATGTACCCGAGCCCGGCGCCCTGGTCACGGCCCTCGTCATGAAGGCCGCGGCCGTCCTGATCGCAGGGATAGGAGTGGCGCTGGCGGTCAGACACAGGCAGGCCAGACGCCGCTCAAGGAATCTGCTCGCAATACCCAGGCGGCCGGTCGGCCCGCCCGAAGGGGTGTGGCCGGGAACGGCACCGGACGCGGTCTCGCAGGCCCGCGAGTGGACGCCTTCTGAGGTGAAGGAACGCTACGCCGACCTCATCTCAAGAGGTCGGTACGGCGATGCGATCCGCCTCCTGTACCTCTCAATCGCCGCCAGGATCGGAAGAGATCAGAAGATCGGGAACTACAACGCCCTGACACCGCGCGAGGTGCTCGGCATTGCGACGGCGGCGGCACCGGCCGGCGGCCTCTCCGGATTTATCGGGGCCTATGAAAAGGTGAGGTACGGCCGGTCCGAGCCGTCGTACGAGCAGACAGCATGCCTGCAACGGTTGTATGATCAGAACTCCGACTATGGGGGTGAGCGCGATTAGTCGGGCGTGGGGGTGTACGGCGGCCCTCCTCCTCGGGATGATGGTCGTCCTCTCTGTCCACTTCTCGACGACCGGCGACGAGTACGGCATCTCGAACCGGGGGTGGAACGGATCCTCGGTCTTCTTCGACGCCGTGCTGGAAGAGGGAGGGACGATGATCACCGACCCGGCCCTCCTCAGCAATTATGAAAACTCGCTTCTCCTCCTTGTCGTACCGGCCTTCGAGTCCGGAGAG contains:
- a CDS encoding zinc ribbon domain-containing protein; its protein translation is MGKKGLLRRLEKGKPLTEAERKELDDMIEMDEHYVHEDGSPDLKTMIQDAVIQRDVCYERFGDGSEGDQPGKGEKIASWNIFDKPVKCPQCGSEDVEGGTDGYSLIYDCFDCGHRWFEDDDDLLNF
- a CDS encoding replication endonuclease, translating into MILGGAKFTVLYDRVCSVLNHPGKSGDALYHRLRRRIQRWEEAGYVRLHHNVIDPLSVEPQQKKGLYVDATPNILNLMQEVQNSKRLCTPAFSSSDSEKETKRRFSILPSFFPKRVSHERRVAMARAMHLRYYPLFVRPDPEHLNPELEAWINRQDRLFQEWLVNCENNRIVLEHCGGADGPDHVVLPITTRFNNAGRKVEMLKKFETAIDNSLELFDKAVFLTLTTDPKIWMSPAGSPQERIIKDKDGNQLARFNFKGKGLSLYDANRHESIAWRGWYEAEVHRRKVRIPYLRVIEFQKNGLIHDHILLFGIDWIKDWKQLAYEWGIEREQGFMVHAYVVRNRNGRWEWKDSKNRPQDAKKEENPADYLKKYLKKALFTEEGFWNYWTFNKRFFTMSQSLRYLDEGAEIKAAMKKAVQRWRQEHGPHYQFKGVFHRDDLPDALRRLERPRVRGYEDPLIYNDPAHIPGPLEEEENEREYWRKRRAEESLSFAPATSLLSKSGAADLKGLSLADFM
- a CDS encoding tyrosine-type recombinase/integrase, yielding MNDFDIRERFEGEVNIFFYVVGCILHRMAVTSYSQYLGLYAKASTKKAYGTALRRFLDYIYPPDVKRPASDAATYDHLSLQYLREDRDIPSDLRGFAVVLNRYAPMTAQLYLSGTFSWLEENEIEVSRSQRRRIGQKMPSGGPQTREADVDHVVLKKILAHMDLKGRALVLTLASSGMRIGEALKLSIRDLDLSQSPATINLPGTITKNGAPRLTFVTEEAAQALSEWLKVRDEYLRSSAFRNSGLVAAGHSRPKDITADDRVFPFSRRNAWEIWERALTGAGLLERDPTTNRLTRTYHGLRKFFLSQSKLVISAEIPEALSGHRGYLTDAYRRYTNAQLAEEYKKAEPQLTIQAPQEIREIQSEFRQKMEVHSEILENLVSENIQLKKRLESVEETQAQVDHLAAILAEHQEVTKGS
- a CDS encoding transporter substrate-binding domain-containing protein translates to MSKSFITALLIGAAVMCACFAGCTGTESPSASAEAGADNVPTYIVGIDAPYPPFSLVDKEGKPTGFDTESMEWIAKDQGFKVEFRQIAFDSLVTSLEGKNIDIIYSGMTITPDREEKVNFTHPYWQVNQTVIIKTDSSLTMDDVMAGKATVGTQRGTTAGIWMDEHLVANGTMPKENVKHYDTISLAVTDLENGNIDAVMFDSTVINDVMAGKNLEKIGSIDTHEYFGIGVRKSDTALLNSLNEGLDKLMNDPYWQELITKYNME
- a CDS encoding carboxypeptidase-like regulatory domain-containing protein: MKRKMVLKGMVAAFSLVCLVILSGMFASPVLYSDEQVVSTPAHARPVPNERAQDGRMDMVVPAMADLMDQSGTIVLHVREKDFEKAEEDLVRYMEASRSFNNLVVSLDMTESDISEFTEGNMENMGALATLLEESRRMDELSRLEVVYQDEKDSENFYSVTYEGEALQMKMEEALKRYQGQQTAMTDIGTKYDLPVSSYVQSVSAFAGVVDETDRTRQGWGERHDDGRPAPSISVSPPSVSYGDSVRVSGVTSGRSAETLSLFLDGREWTTATVDRAGRYAAAIPASSISAGRHLLYATHDGGYSEVAEFEVLAAPAALTLEVGPSASGWEENIVCSGTLLSRGEPVEGAGVTITSDDGTTLSAKTDAEGSYSCTGRIEPGPRELRAAVSGEALPLRYTVSDTVEMDVPEPGALVTALVMKAAAVLIAGIGVALAVRHRQARRRSRNLLAIPRRPVGPPEGVWPGTAPDAVSQAREWTPSEVKERYADLISRGRYGDAIRLLYLSIAARIGRDQKIGNYNALTPREVLGIATAAAPAGGLSGFIGAYEKVRYGRSEPSYEQTACLQRLYDQNSDYGGERD